The genomic interval AATGAATCCGATTCGCGGTTTACCTTTTATTAGTGCTTTTCTCGTAGCAGCAGGAATGGCAAGTGCGGGTATTCCAGGTTTAGTTGGTTTCATTGCAGAATTTGTCGTTTTCCAAGGCGCTTATGCAACATTTCCTATTCCCACTTTAATCTGTGTGGTAGGAACAATGTTGACGGGAGTTTACTTTGTAATTCTGTTGAATCGTACCTGTTTTGGCAAGTTGGATAATGCTACAGCTTATTATCCAAAAGTATTATGGAGTGAACGAATTCCGGCTTTAATTTTAGTTGGTTTAACTTTCTTTTTGGGTGTGCAACCTTCTTGGTTGATGCGTTGGAGTGAACAAAGTAGTGCTGCTTTAGTTGCTTCTGTGCAAGTTCATCCGCAGCAGCAAATAGCTAAGGTGATGGAAGTTTCTCAGAAGTAATATCGTTTACCCAAATGATTGATACAAATAGAGTAGGGGCGGGTTTAGCCAAAAGCCTGGAATACCCAGCCATAAAATTGAAATCAAAACCCGCCTTTTTCCAAGCTTTTTTGGTTGTTAATTTTTAGGGAAGTAAGATGGTACAAACTCCGATTAAGTCTTCAAGTAAGTTGCCTCCTTCTAGGCATAAGTATGCTGATATTGTGCATCGTTTGGAAGCTGGCGGTGCAATGTTACCTGATACGCCAGAAAATCTAATGCAAATTATCGGTATTTACAAAGCTTATGCTGTACCGATGGATTTTTATTGGCGAGATTTGCTTTATATTGGGGAAAAAGTTTTTCTCAATCCTTTGCCTTTCTTTAAATACTTTTTGCCTAAAGAGTATCTAGATTTGCACAATCATTATCAAGGTGATGATGCAGATTATCGAGTTTGGCGAAAGGGTGAAGCTTCTGCACATCCTGAACTTTTAGAGTTTATGGATAAGGGAGAATTAAGGAAGAATTTTCCCCGAATTTTTCATCACCTGTGGCACGATCGCATTAACATGGAATTCGCTGAGGAATGTATGCGTTCTATGCAATGGCATCGACTCAGCGGTGGCATGGATCTTTATTTGGATACCCCGGAATATAAGAAAGCTGCTGATGAGGCGATTAAGTCTTATTTTAAGGGCAATCCAGCAATGTTGACCCTGTATAAGTTGTTCCCAGATTTGTTTTTGGAACAGTGTCGCCAAGCTTCTTATTATGCTAATCTGGGTTTATTCTGGGAAGTAATGGCTCCAGTGTTTTTTGAGATTAGCGATCGCTACGATTCAGGAGAGATTACCACTGTTCCTCAAGCAATGGATTTCTTAGTAAATTGCATCTTTATCGCTGCTGGAAGACCAATTTATCACCACGTAAAAATTCGGGATGAAGAACATAAAATCATTCCCAAAGATTTAGGTTTAATGTGGTTATATGATGCTGCTTTACCTTATGTGGAAGCCGTTTTTTACCGCACTTCACCTTTCCGGGGCACAAAATCTTACAACGCCCAAGCAAAACAAATTCCCGAAAAACAAGAAGATTTTCATTACGGAATTCTCTACGCTGATGTGTTTCCCGTAGGTACAGCAGGTATTCCGCCAACCCAATTAATGCAGGATATGTTCCATTTCTTACCACCATATCTCAAGGATTACTACAGCAAATATTGTCGCAATGAAGACGATATGTTAATCCAATTGGGGATTAGTTTCCAACGTTCTATGTATGTGGTGACATCAGCAGTATTCCAAGCTTTAAGAACTGCTTTACTCTATCCTTTAGACGATCCAAATCCAAAACATTTAATGGCAAATCGGAAGTTTTTTGAATCACAATTGGATCGTTTCTTGCGCCCAGAAGCTAGATTAAATAGCATCCAAAATCCAGACTACAGGTAACTAGCTTCACTGTTCGTTGTAAGGACTTTATTGCTGAAGCAAGGACTTACTTACAACGAACAGGAAAATGTAAAACTTCGATCGCAAACTACTAAACTAATAAATAGACCTTTGGCAAGAGTCAAACATCTCTATCTTTCCATCTGTAGTTTATCTGTGGGTATCTGTGGTAAAAAATCTTTAACTGAAAA from Phormidium ambiguum IAM M-71 carries:
- a CDS encoding CO2 hydration protein, which encodes MVQTPIKSSSKLPPSRHKYADIVHRLEAGGAMLPDTPENLMQIIGIYKAYAVPMDFYWRDLLYIGEKVFLNPLPFFKYFLPKEYLDLHNHYQGDDADYRVWRKGEASAHPELLEFMDKGELRKNFPRIFHHLWHDRINMEFAEECMRSMQWHRLSGGMDLYLDTPEYKKAADEAIKSYFKGNPAMLTLYKLFPDLFLEQCRQASYYANLGLFWEVMAPVFFEISDRYDSGEITTVPQAMDFLVNCIFIAAGRPIYHHVKIRDEEHKIIPKDLGLMWLYDAALPYVEAVFYRTSPFRGTKSYNAQAKQIPEKQEDFHYGILYADVFPVGTAGIPPTQLMQDMFHFLPPYLKDYYSKYCRNEDDMLIQLGISFQRSMYVVTSAVFQALRTALLYPLDDPNPKHLMANRKFFESQLDRFLRPEARLNSIQNPDYR